The segment GGAATTGCGCTGCAAAGGGAAAGAGGACACACTGCCAATGGGAGGGAATCGCCCTCAGAGACCCACAGCCCTGGGTGTCTCCATACCACTACTTATCACCACCCGTGATAACCGAGGCTGGTGGATCGGGCCACCTGCCACGAGCAGGGCCAGCCCCTCAGGCTGGGGCCACTCAccatgctgtgctgagcctgCAGCTCGATCTCCAGGGCGTTGACGTTGCGTCTCAGCTCGATGATCTCTGTCTGGCAGCACTGCAGCTGCTCCGAACTGGACACCACTTGCTGGTTCAACTCCTCGGTCTGAAAAGCGTGAGAGGACCCAGAGCATGGTCAGAGCAAGTTAAGCCACTGTCAAGGGTGACCCCACCCCACAAGCTTGTCCAGGGCTGGCCCAGCCCCACCTGGGTGTTGAACCAGGCCTCCACATCTCTGCGGTTATTCTCCACTAGGGTCTCATACTGGCATCTCATCTCGTCCAGGATCTTGTTGAGGTCCACCGGGGGAGCAGCATCCACCTCCACGTTCAGCCGGTCCCCAAGCTGGCATCGGAGTGTATTGACTTCCTGCAGAGATCAGGCAAGATGGCATAAGGTTGTCACAAGGATGTTGGATGTGAATTTGACTGACCTGGGTAAAAACCCTCCTCCTTCAGTTGTCAGCTGTGTGACATTAAACAGGATGCTCaacttctctgggcttcagccTCCTCATGcaccctgacctgcctccttggAAAATTTGGAAGATGATGCAAATACCAGGTAAGTAGAATCATTATCAGGCACTACCCTCCAAATGGAGATTTAGTATCATGCCCAGGAGTGTGGGATCCATGTGACCTTAGACAAgtgacttaacctttctgtgcctcagtttcctcatctataaaatggagcttGTAATAGTATTTACCTCCTGGAATTATCGTGAGGATGACATGAAACAAGAACGAAATACAAAGTGCTTTGTCGAGTTCTTGGCACACGGTGGGCCATCAGTAAATGTCATCTGGGGTTACTATGGAAGTGGTTGCCACCGTTGTTACACCCAAGGTTCAGCAGTGGCTCCCTTCTCGGTGGGAGCCATCAGGAGGGTATGTGGGACCAGCCTCACCTCCTCATGGTTCTTCTTGAGACAGATCAGCTCCTCCTTCAGAGACTCCACCTGCATCTCCAGGTCGGCCTTGCACAGGGTCAGCTCGTCCAGGATCCGGCGCAGGCCATTGGTGTCAGCCTCCACCAGCTGCCGCACGCCCAGCTCTGTCTCGTACCTGCACGCACAGAGCCCTGCTGAGTCTGCGGCAGGGCAGCCACTCCCAGGCAGGGCCCGCGGCCTGTGGACTGCTCCAGCTACAGTGGCTGATTTGGGGTCAGCACCACTGTGGTTCTCTCCCTTGACCCGGAAAGGATCTAGAACTGACGCCACACTTCCCACTTACAGCTGCATCTGGCCTCACTCTCACGTTACCAGCTCCCAGAGGCGGAGGACAGAGGCAAGGGCGCAGCACAGAACTGCCTTCCCAGATCAGGCCACTCACTTGGTCCGGAAGTCGTCGGCAGCCAGCTTGGCATTGTCAATTTGCAGGACCAGCCTGGCGTTGTCAGCCTTGGTTAGCAGGATCTGGGGAACCAGGGCCGTCTTGTGAGCTGGAGAAGGCCCAGCAGAGTAGGAGCAGGTGGGAGGGGACAGCCCAGCTTTCAGAGGCCGTACTTCTAAATACCTTTGGCATTTCCAGCCCTGAGCTCTTCGCCTAGGTATAGAGGGAGCATCCGTCCCAGAAAGtctctagaaaagaccctgatgctgggaaagactctccTCCTgtcttggaggagaaggggatgacagaggatgagatggctggatatgattggatggcatcaccaattcaatggacatgagtttgagcaaactccaggagagagtgagggccagggaatcctggtgtgctatagtccatggggttgcaaagaggcgggcATGACTTAACGAATGACCAGCAACAACAGTCCCAGGAGGGGCATCACAATGGCCATCAGCCCTGACACCTGCAGCCCCAAAGGCACAGTGGAACACACCAAGGTGAGCAGAGAGAACCAGGCCAGCCTGGATTCAGATTCCACCTCCATCACCGACAGACTATGGTATCTTGAGAAAGTGGCCAAACCTCCCTAAAATTCAACTTCCACATCTGTTAGATGGAACCAGTAATGTCCATCTCTCCAAGATGAGGAATATACAAACAAGGAAGGGAAGGCATTAGGCGCAGAGCTTGTGTCCAGTAAGGGCATGGTGTGTGTGACTGCTCTTCCTATAGCTGAGACTGGCTGGAAAGGAGGGGAGTTTACAAGCAGAGAGAGGTCTGGGTCCCCCAAGAAGCCAAACCCCTAGAGAGAAAAGCTGGCCCTAATAGAGAGAATCCTCTGAGAGCTACAGCCTCATCTGCAGTGGGATGAAACGGACCGCTCCCAGGGTTTGGGCTGGAGCGGGGCCAGGCCCCAGGTACCTTCTGCTGGAGCTCCTCAATGGTCTTGAAGTAGCTCTGGTAGTCAGGGCAGATGTACGGGACCTGAGACTCGTACCATTCCCGGATGCGGCTCTCCAGCTCCGCGTTCTCCCGCTCCAGCTGCCGCACCTTCTCCAGGTAGCTGGCCAGGCGATCGTTCAGGAACTGCATGGTCTCCTTCTCGTTGCCGTTGAAGGAGCCCTCGCAGAGCCAGCCCCCGGCCCCGGCAAAGCCGGAGGAATGGAACCCAGAGGACAGGAAGGAACCAGGCAAGCAGCTCCCAAGGCTGGAGAGGCCCAGCCTGATGGAGGAGGCTGACCCCGAAACACCAGCAAGGCTGGACCCCCTGCAGGAGCCCACGGAGCGGACACAGGACACCCGAGAGATGCCGCTGGTCGCGCCACAGTGGCCCCTGAGGGACCCAGAGGAGAAGATCGGGGAGCAGAGCTGGGAGGCCATGATGCTAGCAAAGAAGGTTGCACCTTAGCAAGGAGCTCAGGTTCTGGCTCTCATGGCCTCTCGGAGGCATTTATATACACTGCCTGTGGGGTGTTGCCATCTTACACTTGGGAAAGCCCATTCCTATTCCAGGAGAATCTCATTAGAATGTGACTTTTGCTACACATCCAAAATCCCTTaccttgtaaaaattaaaaagaatgtagaatttcatttgctaagtcaGGGCTGTCAGCTGTTGTCATTTCCTGGtagaatattaattttattgcCTCTTCAAAGTCCTTGCACCAGCACCCATAAATTGGGAGTGGCCTCACGAATGACATCTGGTACCTGCCCTCTCTGCGAGCCTTCTTCCAGGTGCCCAGGCTGCTCACCTGTCACCTCTGACCACTACCCCTACCCACCATAGCTGCTCACCTCAGGGATGCTAAGAAGGGAGCAAAAGGAAGTAAAATTCACAGAACACCTATCATGTGCCAGGCTTATAGTTATTTCATGGACACCTCACAACAGTCCTGGGAGATGGCCAGTATCATCTCCGTTTTACCAGTGTGGAAACTAAGGCTCCGAAtggttgaaagaaagaaaggaagaaaaaaggaaagaaagagaaagcttgCTTGAGATGAACAGGTAGTGAGTACAAAGAATCGGAAACCAGGGCTCTGGGACCCCAAATGCCACACTCTCGTCCCATTGCTTCTCCAACACAACCAAGGTCAAGTGCAGGCACCCAGAATTTGGGGAcggaagacctaggttcaaacTCCGGCTCTGCTGTTGATCTGTCCTGTGACGCTGAGCACATCACTCCATCCTGGGCATCCTCAGTGTACTCACGGGCCTGCTTCTTGCAGATCCAAGGAGGATCGAAACCAGGACAGAAGTAAACGTGGTTTGAAACACCTCAGGTGCTGTAGAAATGTTGGTTGAGCTAAGAGGACAGTCTTTGGTGATGGTTTGTGGCTGTGACTGGCAAAGGGTTGTGGCTGTGACTGGCAAAGGGTTGTGGCTGTGACTGGCAAAGGGTTGTGGCTGTGAGCCCTCAGGTGGAACTGCTTTGAAGGGCAATTTCTTTTGTGGCCTCTAGTTCCCTGAACCTAAGAGGGTAGAATAATCAGGACCCTGGGCAGTCCCcttgccccagccccagccccacccctgccctcagttcagttcagtcactcagtcgtgtccagctctttgcaaccccacgggctgcagcatgccaggcttccctgtccttcaccaacttctggatcttgctcaatctcatgtccatcaagtcagttatgccatccaaccatcgcatcttctgtcatccccttctcctcctaccttgaatctttcccagcatcagggtcttttccaatgagttacttctctgcatcaggtgaccaaagtattagagtttcagcttcagcatcagtccttccaaggaatatttgggactgatttcctttaggattgactggtttgatctccttgcagtccaagggactcttgagagtcttctcccacaccacagttcaaaagcatcaattcttcggcactcagctttctttatagtccaactctcacatccatacatgaccactggaaaaaccatagctttgactagatgggcctttgttggcaaagtaatgtctctgctttttaatatgctatctagattgttcatagcttttcttccaaggagcaagcgtctcttaatttcatggctgcagtcaccatctgaagtgattttggagccccaaaaaataaagcctgttactggttccattgttttcccatctatttgccatgcagtgatgggaccagatgccatgatcttagttttaagcTTTACTGGTGCCTAAACGGGGTACAGAAACGGTCTGGTGCCTAAACGGGGTACAGAAACAGTCTGTGCAGACCCTTAGGACAGAGAAGGAATAAGAGGATTAGATGAGACACTACAGAGAGTTAAGCAACCCAAGAGGAGAGCCTGAGGATTAAGGAACAAAGGTAAACTCAGCCTTCCACCCTCAACCTGGGTTTTCCCAAGGCTTGAGCAACCTGCTCACTTTTCGTCCATGCAGACACACACGGCAAGGCTGGCGTTTATAGAAGCATTTATATGCGTCTGAAGTTGTAATTTACCAACCTCTTAAAACACTTTATAAGCTTCTCTGTGAAATTACTCAGGAGGGTTGGCTGTGGTGCACATTCTTGCCTGGTCCAGTGGATACCCAGATGGGATGCCCAAGAGCCACCTGATGGACTCCCAGGGGTACACTTGCTGTGCAGCCCCTCCTGGGAGAGACAGCAAGGGCAGCAGGCCTCCAGAGCTCGACTGCCCAGCAGTGGTGCCTTCGGGCTGCCCACCTTCCCTGCAGGGCCCAGGATGGGGCTGTCTCAGGGTTTCTCAAGCTCAGCACTGTGGACATCATAGACTACATAATTCCTAGCGTGGGGGCCTCCTGTGTACCATACAGTATTACCGGCATCCCTGGGCAGATGCCAGTAGCAACTCCTCCTCCAGTCGTGACAATATGAAACTCTCCCAACACTGCCCAATGTCTCCTGATGGAAAAACTGCTCCCAGTTGACACCCACTGGACTATTAGGATAGGGACTGAGGCTGTGACCAGACCTCCTGGCAGCCCCTCCTTTGTCTTCTGAGATGACGAGTGCAGAGTCTGGCTGTCACCGTAGGGCCCGTTCAGGCAGGTCCTTGATGCACACATGACTCAACTCACCTCATTTGTGACACAGTATGCTTGTCCAGAAGGCAGCTGCTCCCCTGCCCCAACATAGCTCATCTCTGACTGGGGTCTCTGTCTGCTGGACATCTGAAGTCAATGTTCTCATGtgcttttttttaatccctcCACTGTGCAATCCATATCTGAAGCTGATTCTAGGTTTTTCTCAGGACAACTGAATGAGCATGTTTCTGCTGTTCTGGCTGTGTCCCCATCCAGAGGGCCACTGTGGGCCAGAGTCCAGGCAGGTGTCTCCAGGGCTGCAAGGGGTGGCACGGACCTCTCCTGGAGTGGGTAACAAGCTGCCCAGAGAAAGTCTTTTGGAAGCCCTTGGTCCCCTGCCTTTCCCCATGGTGTAGGCAGCAAGGACACCTCTCAGAAGGAAGTGTGGAGGGGGTCTCATGGGAGGAACTCCTCTGCTCTCTTTCACCTCAGAAGTCTGGACCACCACGGAATGGATTGAGGCCCCACTGGAAAAAACGTTCTTCCTGTACCAAAGGAGAGAAGCCAGGACTCACAGGTCTGTTCATCTCCTGAAGCCACCTCGGCTCACCCCTTCCCATGGTGGCCCAGCCCTGGAGAAAATTCAGCTGCACAATGTTAAGAACATCAGGGGTGCCCCGGCACCAagtgttatttcaaaataaggttCTATTCTGAGACTATCCTTTCCAACCTGAATCAAAAATGCACTGGCTAattaaatagaatgaaataagaccatttgcagcagcatggatgcagcTAGAGATTCATACtcagcaaagtaagtcagagaagaaatAGCATATAACACCCCCTGTGAAgtactgatgccgaagctgaaactccagtactttggccacctcatgcgaagagttgactcactggaaaagaccctgatgctgggagggattgggggcaggaggagaaggggacgacagaggatgagatggctggatggcatcactgactcgatggacatgggtttgggtgaactccaggagttggtgatagacagggaggcctggcatgctgtgattcatggtgtcgcgaagagttggacatgactgagcgactgaactgaactgaactgatatgtggaatctaaaaagaaatgatacaaatgaacttgcttacaaaacggaaacagactcacagacttagagaacgaacttacGGTTGCTGGTGGAGGGAaaagatagttagggagtttgggatggacatgtacacactgctatatttaaaatggataacggacaaggacctactgtatagcacagggaaatctgctcaatgttatgtggcagcctggatgggagaggggttcaggggagaatgaatacaagtgtatgtatggctgagtccctttgctgttcacctgaaactatcacaacattattaatcagttTCTGAAAATTTACTGGGCTAAGTGTCAGGGAGCCTGGACTCCAGATTGAGCTCTGCCTCAAACTCTCTGGGCTCCAGAGTCCCAGTCTGAACAGGAAGAGCCTGGACAACATGAACTCAAGACCATTCTGTCTCAGACAGTGTGGGTGTTGAGGAGTGTTTCCTATGGAGCCAGCCAAGAGTCACCCGGACATGTCTGTGAC is part of the Budorcas taxicolor isolate Tak-1 chromosome 19, Takin1.1, whole genome shotgun sequence genome and harbors:
- the KRT36 gene encoding keratin, type I cuticular Ha6, yielding MASQLCSPIFSSGSLRGHCGATSGISRVSCVRSVGSCRGSSLAGVSGSASSIRLGLSSLGSCLPGSFLSSGFHSSGFAGAGGWLCEGSFNGNEKETMQFLNDRLASYLEKVRQLERENAELESRIREWYESQVPYICPDYQSYFKTIEELQQKILLTKADNARLVLQIDNAKLAADDFRTKYETELGVRQLVEADTNGLRRILDELTLCKADLEMQVESLKEELICLKKNHEEEVNTLRCQLGDRLNVEVDAAPPVDLNKILDEMRCQYETLVENNRRDVEAWFNTQTEELNQQVVSSSEQLQCCQTEIIELRRNVNALEIELQAQHSMRNSLECTLAETEARYSSQLAQMQGLIGNVEAQLAEIRCDLERQNQEYQVLLDVKARLESEIATYRRLLEGEDCKLPANPCVTECKPAVRVSYVSSGPCAPAPQLSTQIRTITEEIRDGKIISSREHVQPL